One Halioglobus japonicus DNA segment encodes these proteins:
- a CDS encoding carboxy terminal-processing peptidase, with translation MRTIAALGRNTLLGLALIAPATPSLALIEYSDAQRETIVELVEQLEDRHYAKLKYDDELSSQHLDAYINSLDGSKMFFTAADIAEFEQYRSVMDDQLPEGNLSAGYAIFNRFHERLETRLEAVLSDLPATVAAMDFDIDETYMLDTDDRPWADSQDVLDDRWRKHIKNQVLGLRLADKPTEEIPETLDSRYRNQLKRVQQYNSQDVFQIYANALTELYDPHTNYFSPRRSENFNINMSLSLEGIGAVLQVEDEYTKVSRLVPKGPADKQGELQASDRIVGVGQGDDGDIEDVIGWRLDEVVELIRGPKDTTVRLQVIPAKSKSTDERKTITIVRNKVKLEEQSAQKKILEVPNGDEVLKVGVIDIPAFYIDFEAMRRGDKDYKSTTRDVKKLLQELQEEGIDGLVMDLRNNGGGSLQEANELTGLFIEYGPTVQIRHSSRRVWRDGKRLRSEYYDGPLVVLINRLSASASEIFAGAIQDYERGIIVGDRSFGKGTVQTLTPLTEGQLKITESKFYRISGDSTQHRGVVPDITFPSVYDPEQIGESSLDHALNWDQINGVRHRRYDDLTSVLPRITTLFKERSVTNPDFVFLEDQIALAAQTRELKELPLNEAARIALRESQEEKALAIENKRRVALGEEPLTSLDEEEETDEDASDETAESEVADAESDEATDEEDDNDVLLTEAGNVLVDALVLKQQRYAAHSPPAEE, from the coding sequence ATGCGCACCATCGCGGCCCTGGGCCGTAACACGCTTCTCGGCCTGGCACTGATTGCACCGGCCACACCCTCGCTTGCCCTGATCGAATACAGCGACGCCCAGCGGGAAACCATCGTCGAACTGGTCGAGCAGCTGGAAGACCGACACTACGCCAAGCTGAAGTATGATGACGAGCTGTCATCCCAGCATCTGGACGCCTACATCAACAGCCTCGATGGCAGCAAAATGTTCTTCACCGCTGCCGACATCGCTGAATTTGAGCAGTACCGCAGCGTCATGGACGACCAGTTGCCCGAGGGCAACCTGAGTGCCGGCTACGCCATTTTCAATCGCTTCCACGAGCGCCTCGAAACCCGCCTTGAGGCAGTTCTGAGTGATTTGCCCGCCACGGTGGCCGCCATGGACTTCGATATCGACGAGACCTACATGCTCGATACCGATGACCGCCCCTGGGCCGACAGCCAGGACGTCCTCGACGATCGCTGGCGCAAGCACATTAAGAACCAGGTGCTCGGCCTGCGTCTGGCGGACAAACCCACCGAGGAAATCCCCGAAACCCTGGATAGCCGCTACCGCAACCAACTCAAGCGCGTCCAGCAGTACAACAGCCAGGACGTGTTCCAGATTTACGCCAACGCCCTGACCGAGCTTTACGACCCACACACCAATTACTTCTCGCCGCGCCGGTCCGAGAACTTCAACATCAACATGAGCCTTTCTCTGGAAGGTATCGGTGCCGTATTGCAGGTGGAAGACGAGTACACCAAAGTCTCCCGCCTGGTGCCCAAGGGCCCCGCTGACAAGCAGGGCGAACTCCAGGCCTCCGACCGTATTGTCGGTGTCGGCCAGGGCGACGACGGTGACATCGAGGATGTAATTGGCTGGCGTCTTGATGAAGTAGTCGAACTGATTCGCGGTCCCAAGGATACCACCGTGCGCCTGCAGGTGATTCCGGCCAAGTCCAAGTCCACCGATGAGCGCAAGACCATTACCATTGTGCGCAACAAGGTGAAGCTGGAGGAACAGTCGGCCCAGAAGAAGATTCTCGAAGTGCCCAATGGCGATGAGGTCCTGAAAGTCGGCGTTATCGACATCCCTGCTTTCTACATCGACTTTGAAGCCATGCGCCGCGGTGACAAGGACTACAAGAGCACCACCCGCGACGTTAAGAAATTGCTGCAGGAACTGCAGGAAGAAGGCATCGACGGCCTAGTCATGGATTTGCGCAACAACGGCGGCGGCTCACTTCAAGAGGCCAATGAACTGACCGGCCTGTTCATTGAATACGGCCCCACGGTGCAGATTCGCCACTCTTCCCGCCGTGTATGGCGCGACGGCAAGCGCCTGCGCAGCGAATACTACGATGGCCCCCTGGTGGTACTGATTAACCGCCTGAGTGCTTCCGCATCGGAAATTTTTGCCGGCGCCATTCAGGATTACGAGCGCGGCATTATTGTGGGCGACCGTTCCTTCGGCAAAGGCACTGTGCAAACGCTCACCCCACTGACCGAGGGGCAGCTGAAAATCACCGAGAGCAAGTTCTACCGTATTTCAGGCGACTCTACCCAGCACCGCGGCGTCGTACCGGACATTACCTTTCCGTCCGTATACGACCCTGAGCAGATCGGCGAAAGCTCCCTGGATCACGCCCTGAACTGGGACCAGATCAACGGCGTGCGCCACCGCCGCTACGACGACCTCACTTCGGTATTGCCACGGATTACCACGTTGTTCAAAGAACGCTCAGTGACCAACCCTGACTTTGTGTTCCTGGAAGACCAGATCGCCCTCGCCGCCCAGACCCGGGAGCTCAAGGAGCTGCCCCTGAACGAAGCGGCCCGTATCGCACTGCGCGAAAGCCAGGAAGAGAAAGCCCTGGCTATCGAGAACAAGCGCCGGGTTGCCCTGGGTGAAGAGCCTCTGACGTCACTCGACGAGGAAGAGGAAACGGATGAGGACGCGAGCGATGAAACGGCTGAGTCTGAAGTTGCCGATGCTGAAAGCGATGAAGCAACTGACGAGGAGGACGATAACGACGTCCTTCTCACCGAAGCGGGCAACGTGCTTGTGGATGCCCTCGTGCTGAAGCAGCAGCGCTATGCGGCGCATTCTCCGCCTGCTGAAGAGTAA